From a region of the Pseudostreptobacillus hongkongensis genome:
- a CDS encoding 2-hydroxyacid dehydrogenase, translating to MKVLCYGVRDVEEKFFYELNEKFGFDITCIPEYLNTPETAKLANGYDAVILRGNCWATKENLDTYKEAGVKYILTRTVGVNHIDTTYARSLGFKMAYVPFYSPNAIAELAVTLAMMLLRNTALMTSNASKGDFRVLSSMFSREIRKCKVGIIGLGKIGFTAAKLFKGLGAEVLGYDLFKKDNVEDVLTQVELETLIRESDIISLHVPFIKEQGKLVTKEFLSKMKKDSILINTGRGETMDTAAVIEAIESGHLAGAGIDTLENESELFFKDFTGKQIPNENFEKLVNLYPKVLLTPHLGSFTDEAVTNMIETTYENLDALIKTGHSKNEI from the coding sequence ATGAAAGTTTTATGTTATGGTGTAAGAGATGTTGAAGAAAAATTCTTTTACGAACTAAACGAAAAATTTGGTTTTGATATTACTTGTATCCCTGAGTATCTAAATACTCCTGAAACTGCGAAATTAGCAAATGGTTATGATGCAGTTATATTAAGAGGTAATTGTTGGGCAACAAAAGAAAATTTAGATACTTATAAAGAAGCTGGTGTTAAATATATTTTAACTAGAACAGTTGGGGTAAATCACATAGATACAACTTATGCAAGAAGTTTAGGTTTCAAAATGGCTTATGTACCATTTTATTCACCTAATGCAATAGCTGAACTTGCTGTTACACTTGCTATGATGCTTTTAAGAAATACTGCTCTTATGACATCAAATGCATCTAAAGGGGATTTTAGAGTATTATCTTCAATGTTCTCAAGAGAAATTAGAAAATGTAAAGTTGGTATAATAGGACTTGGTAAAATCGGATTTACTGCAGCTAAATTATTTAAAGGTTTAGGTGCTGAAGTTCTTGGATATGACTTATTTAAAAAAGATAATGTAGAAGATGTTTTAACTCAAGTTGAGCTTGAAACTTTAATAAGAGAAAGTGACATAATTTCATTACATGTTCCATTTATAAAAGAACAAGGTAAATTAGTTACTAAAGAATTCTTATCTAAAATGAAAAAAGATTCAATTTTAATTAACACTGGTCGTGGTGAAACTATGGATACAGCTGCTGTTATAGAAGCTATAGAAAGTGGTCATTTAGCTGGTGCAGGTATTGATACTTTAGAAAATGAATCTGAACTATTCTTTAAAGATTTCACAGGTAAACAAATTCCTAATGAAAACTTTGAAAAATTAGTAAATCTATATCCTAAAGTTTTATTAACACCTCATTTAGGTTCATTCACTGATGAAGCTGTTACTAATATGATAGAAACAACTTATGAAAACTTAGATGCATTAATTAAAACAGGTCATTCAAAAAATGAAATATAG
- a CDS encoding AEC family transporter — MFQESLKVVLSENFLSAIFSTIFIILMGYYLRKKNIVNDQASKVLSSILLSAALPALAFNAFMADIKPETYTTGINVLIFGFVAYVILIGLGYLFYFNKKGDLKDTLVVLTAFGSTTFFGIPIINGLFGATGTLYANIFNIAYRVFLYSFALIVMSGTKFDRKNLKQIFANPIIIATFLGLILWAFQAYMPQVSVMVKDPKTQESAAKMVSVFRIDKTLPWVFKGLKYLGDLSSPLAWLAIGMTLASISLKEALNDKLSLVYAFFKLILIPAIFFAILVILNSLGIHFEYEAIAAIIIMLATPPATVAVAYAIKFEKEAVLASNISLVNTVLAIFAIICWIIILAITNGFVPVA; from the coding sequence ATGTTTCAAGAATCATTAAAAGTAGTTTTAAGTGAAAATTTCCTTTCAGCTATTTTTTCAACAATTTTTATTATTCTTATGGGTTACTACCTAAGAAAGAAAAATATCGTAAATGACCAGGCTTCAAAAGTATTAAGTTCAATATTGCTAAGTGCAGCATTACCAGCACTTGCTTTCAACGCTTTTATGGCTGATATAAAACCAGAAACATACACTACAGGAATAAATGTATTAATATTTGGATTTGTAGCATATGTTATTTTAATAGGTTTAGGATATTTATTCTATTTCAATAAGAAAGGTGATTTAAAAGATACTTTAGTAGTTTTAACTGCATTTGGATCAACAACTTTCTTCGGTATACCTATAATTAATGGATTATTCGGTGCAACAGGAACTCTTTATGCAAATATATTTAATATAGCTTATAGAGTATTCCTATATTCATTCGCTTTAATAGTTATGAGTGGTACTAAATTTGACAGAAAAAATTTAAAACAAATATTTGCTAATCCAATAATTATAGCTACATTCTTAGGATTAATCTTATGGGCATTCCAAGCATACATGCCACAAGTTTCAGTAATGGTTAAAGATCCTAAAACTCAAGAATCAGCAGCTAAAATGGTCTCTGTATTTAGAATAGACAAAACTCTTCCTTGGGTATTTAAAGGATTAAAATACTTAGGTGACTTATCTTCACCACTTGCATGGCTTGCAATAGGTATGACTTTAGCATCTATTTCATTAAAAGAAGCATTAAATGATAAATTATCTTTAGTTTATGCATTCTTTAAATTAATATTAATACCAGCAATATTCTTTGCAATATTAGTAATATTAAATTCTTTAGGAATTCATTTTGAATACGAAGCTATCGCTGCTATTATAATTATGCTTGCTACACCACCTGCAACAGTTGCAGTTGCTTATGCAATCAAATTTGAAAAAGAAGCTGTTCTTGCTTCAAATATTTCATTAGTTAATACAGTACTTGCAATATTTGCTATAATCTGCTGGATAATAATACTTGCAATTACAAATGGGTTTGTTCCTGTAGCATAA
- a CDS encoding chromate transporter, giving the protein MERKKLTYLQLFKSLFIISAVTFGGGYTIIPIIKDEFVTRRKSITEDEMVKIVTLAQSLPGVMTISTSFLTGYSILGVGGAIVATVASLLPCIMVISVIAFSYKKVIENVYVQNALSGISGSVAALLFITVYSLLKKGLTDKDRNFYITIFLISLFLRYIFNLDIMYIILIAGVISYLYNRGDKNA; this is encoded by the coding sequence ATGGAAAGAAAAAAACTTACATATTTACAGTTGTTTAAAAGTTTGTTTATAATAAGTGCAGTAACATTTGGGGGTGGGTATACAATAATTCCGATAATTAAGGATGAATTTGTTACAAGAAGAAAATCTATTACAGAAGATGAAATGGTAAAAATTGTAACTCTTGCACAAAGTTTACCTGGAGTTATGACTATATCAACTTCATTTTTAACAGGTTATAGTATATTAGGTGTTGGAGGAGCAATAGTTGCAACTGTTGCATCACTTTTACCTTGTATTATGGTAATATCAGTGATTGCATTTAGTTATAAAAAGGTAATAGAAAATGTTTATGTTCAGAATGCACTTAGTGGTATAAGTGGATCAGTGGCAGCTCTTTTATTTATTACAGTATATTCTTTATTAAAAAAAGGGTTAACAGATAAAGATAGAAATTTTTATATAACTATATTTTTAATAAGTTTATTTTTAAGATATATATTTAATTTAGATATTATGTATATTATATTAATTGCAGGAGTAATTTCTTATTTATACAATAGAGGTGATAAGAATGCTTGA
- a CDS encoding chromate transporter, protein MLELYLIFFRIGMLSFGGGYVVLPLIETYIVANYDWVTSSTISDVIAISQVTPGPIAINAATFIGMINNGILGAIIASIGVITPQIILLSIFIKYIGFESEYVKKIMKGINPATCALILVATITISKGSLLNKSGGFEYRAIICFILTFVLTRYKINMIYIIVLSAVISLFI, encoded by the coding sequence ATGCTTGAGTTATATTTAATATTTTTTAGAATAGGTATGTTATCCTTTGGTGGAGGTTATGTTGTACTTCCTTTAATTGAAACTTATATAGTAGCAAATTATGATTGGGTTACAAGTTCCACTATATCTGATGTTATTGCCATATCTCAGGTTACTCCTGGACCTATTGCAATAAATGCTGCAACATTTATTGGTATGATAAATAATGGTATATTGGGTGCTATAATTGCAAGTATAGGTGTAATTACACCTCAAATAATATTACTTAGTATATTTATTAAGTATATTGGGTTTGAAAGTGAATATGTAAAAAAGATTATGAAGGGTATTAACCCTGCAACTTGTGCGTTGATACTAGTTGCTACAATTACTATTTCTAAGGGTTCACTTTTAAATAAATCTGGTGGATTTGAATATAGAGCAATAATATGTTTTATTTTAACTTTTGTTCTTACAAGGTATAAGATAAATATGATTTATATCATTGTTTTATCTGCTGTAATATCGCTATTTATATAG
- a CDS encoding YbaB/EbfC family nucleoid-associated protein yields MVRKLKGASNSNSQSDIIKRAQVMQERMLAIQEELKDKFVEESVAGGAVVVKANGQKDIVDLVISKDIVADAVEDTSELTSLILSAINGAMNKAEELAEKEMSVVTGGVSIPGLF; encoded by the coding sequence ATGGTTAGAAAGTTAAAAGGAGCTTCAAATAGTAATAGCCAATCAGATATTATAAAAAGAGCACAAGTTATGCAAGAAAGAATGCTAGCTATTCAAGAAGAATTAAAAGACAAATTCGTTGAAGAATCAGTTGCAGGTGGAGCAGTTGTTGTAAAAGCTAATGGACAAAAAGATATAGTAGATTTAGTTATATCTAAAGATATAGTAGCTGATGCAGTAGAAGATACATCTGAATTAACTTCATTAATTTTATCAGCAATAAACGGAGCTATGAACAAAGCAGAAGAATTAGCTGAAAAAGAAATGAGCGTTGTAACAGGTGGAGTAAGCATCCCAGGATTATTTTAA
- a CDS encoding peptidylprolyl isomerase: MINAVIKTNKGDINLRLMEDVAPATVINFVLLANSGYYNGLKFHRVINDFMIQGGDPTGTGMGGPGYQFGDEFKKGVTFDRKGLLAMANSGPNTNGSQFFITHVPTEWLNYRHTIFGEVLSEEDQKVVDSIAQDDIMTEIRISGDVEKLFEENKEFYTGLKDFLDKK; encoded by the coding sequence ATGATAAATGCAGTTATAAAAACAAATAAAGGGGATATTAATTTAAGATTGATGGAAGATGTTGCACCTGCAACAGTTATAAATTTTGTTCTACTTGCAAATAGTGGATACTATAATGGTTTGAAATTTCATAGAGTTATTAATGATTTTATGATACAAGGTGGAGATCCAACAGGAACAGGTATGGGTGGTCCTGGTTATCAATTTGGTGATGAATTTAAAAAAGGTGTTACTTTTGATAGAAAAGGATTATTAGCGATGGCAAATTCTGGACCAAATACTAATGGATCGCAATTTTTCATAACACATGTTCCTACAGAATGGTTAAATTATAGACATACTATATTTGGAGAAGTATTAAGTGAGGAAGATCAAAAAGTAGTTGATAGTATAGCTCAAGATGATATTATGACAGAAATTAGAATATCTGGTGATGTAGAAAAATTATTTGAAGAGAATAAAGAATTTTATACAGGACTTAAAGATTTTTTAGATAAAAAATAA
- a CDS encoding valine--tRNA ligase, which produces MNDKYNPLDIEQKWYKRWEEKGYFRVEKDAQKPAYTIVIPPPNVTGVLHMGHVLNNTIQDVVIRYKRMSGFDTLWQTGTDHAGIATQNVVEKMLAKDGLRKEDLGREKFIEKVWEWKEKYGNIITTQQRRIGNSVDWERERFTMDEGLSEAVKEVFVTLYNQGLIYKGEYMVNWCPRCQTALADDEIEHQDKEGNIWEIKYPVKDSDEFLVVATTRPETMLGDTGVAVNPEDERYSKFIGKTVILPLVNREIPVVADSYVDMEFGTGVVKMTPAHDPNDFEVSKRTGLEILNIFTPDAKINSNGGKYEGLDRFEARKVIVKDLEEQGYLVSIKKHNHAVGHCYRCHTVIEPRISDQWFVKMKPLAERALEVVKNGEIKLTPKRMENIYYSWLENIRDWTISRQIWWGHRIPAYYTPNDDLIVAKSREEAEKICLEKYGQVYDLREETDVLDTWFSSALWPFSTMGWPERTFELERYFPGDLLVTGADIIFFWVARMIMMSLHFENKVPFKEVYFTGIIRDEIGRKMSKSLGNAPDTLGILDKYGADAVRFSLMYNTSQGQDILFSEKLLEMGSNFANKIWNASKFVLSNLEGFKEDISIMDLDFKLEDQWILSKLQLTAKKFNEEMEEYNIDTCAKLSYEFFRNDFCDWYLEIAKTRIYGIDVNDADRQTAQWVLKHILDNGLRLLHPFMPYITEEVWQNIKPYGESIMLIDFPREDKALINKQSLNDFDYLKDVVSAIRNIRAENNISPAKKISIIIDTEDNNEKDILLNNPKILDKLANVENTEILKELPKMSGFRVVGNTKIYVSLEGLIDIEKEIEKLNKEIEKVKKELERTTNKLSNPQFVEKAPAAVLEKEKAIEAELLSKLQKLQDNIDVFKK; this is translated from the coding sequence ATGAATGATAAATATAATCCGCTTGATATAGAACAAAAGTGGTATAAAAGGTGGGAAGAAAAGGGATATTTTAGAGTAGAAAAAGATGCTCAAAAACCTGCTTATACTATAGTAATACCACCACCTAACGTAACTGGTGTTTTACATATGGGGCATGTATTAAATAATACTATTCAAGATGTTGTTATTAGATATAAAAGAATGTCTGGGTTTGATACTTTATGGCAAACAGGAACAGATCATGCAGGAATTGCAACACAAAATGTTGTTGAAAAAATGCTTGCTAAAGATGGGTTAAGAAAAGAAGATTTGGGAAGAGAAAAATTCATAGAAAAAGTTTGGGAATGGAAAGAAAAATATGGTAATATAATTACCACTCAACAAAGAAGAATAGGTAATTCTGTTGATTGGGAAAGAGAAAGATTTACTATGGATGAAGGACTTTCTGAAGCAGTTAAAGAAGTATTTGTTACTTTATATAATCAAGGACTAATATATAAAGGGGAATATATGGTTAACTGGTGTCCTAGATGTCAAACAGCACTTGCTGATGATGAAATAGAACATCAAGATAAAGAAGGAAATATATGGGAAATAAAATATCCTGTTAAAGATAGTGATGAATTTTTAGTTGTTGCAACAACACGTCCTGAAACTATGTTAGGTGATACAGGAGTTGCTGTAAATCCTGAAGATGAAAGATATTCTAAATTTATAGGCAAAACAGTTATATTACCTTTAGTAAATAGAGAAATACCAGTTGTAGCTGATAGTTATGTAGATATGGAATTTGGAACAGGTGTTGTTAAAATGACACCAGCTCATGACCCTAATGACTTTGAAGTTTCAAAAAGAACAGGACTTGAAATATTAAATATATTTACACCTGATGCTAAGATTAATTCAAATGGTGGTAAATATGAAGGTCTTGATAGATTTGAAGCAAGAAAAGTAATAGTTAAAGATTTAGAAGAACAAGGATATTTAGTATCAATTAAAAAACATAATCATGCTGTAGGTCACTGTTATCGTTGCCATACAGTTATAGAACCAAGAATATCTGATCAATGGTTTGTTAAAATGAAACCACTTGCTGAAAGAGCATTAGAAGTTGTTAAAAATGGAGAAATTAAATTAACACCTAAGAGAATGGAAAATATATATTACAGTTGGCTTGAAAATATTCGTGATTGGACTATTTCAAGACAAATATGGTGGGGACATAGAATACCAGCGTATTACACACCTAATGATGATTTAATAGTTGCTAAAAGTCGTGAAGAAGCAGAAAAAATATGTCTTGAAAAATATGGACAAGTTTATGATTTAAGAGAAGAAACAGATGTTTTAGATACTTGGTTTTCATCTGCACTTTGGCCGTTTTCAACTATGGGTTGGCCTGAAAGAACATTTGAACTTGAAAGATACTTCCCAGGTGATTTACTTGTAACAGGTGCAGATATAATATTCTTCTGGGTAGCTCGTATGATAATGATGAGTTTACATTTTGAAAATAAGGTTCCATTTAAGGAAGTATATTTTACAGGAATAATAAGAGATGAAATAGGAAGAAAAATGTCTAAGTCTTTAGGTAATGCTCCTGATACTTTAGGTATACTTGATAAATATGGGGCTGATGCAGTAAGATTTAGTTTAATGTATAATACATCTCAAGGACAAGATATACTATTTTCTGAAAAATTATTAGAAATGGGTTCTAATTTTGCAAATAAAATATGGAATGCTTCAAAATTTGTTTTATCAAATCTTGAAGGATTTAAAGAAGATATCTCTATAATGGATCTTGATTTTAAATTAGAAGATCAATGGATATTATCTAAATTACAACTTACAGCTAAGAAATTTAATGAAGAAATGGAAGAATATAATATAGATACTTGTGCTAAACTTTCTTATGAATTCTTCAGAAATGATTTCTGTGATTGGTATTTAGAAATTGCAAAAACAAGAATTTATGGAATAGATGTAAATGATGCTGATAGACAAACAGCACAATGGGTTTTAAAACATATACTTGATAATGGATTAAGATTATTACATCCATTTATGCCATATATTACCGAAGAAGTATGGCAAAATATCAAACCTTATGGTGAAAGTATTATGTTAATAGATTTCCCAAGAGAAGATAAGGCTTTAATTAATAAGCAAAGTTTAAATGATTTTGATTATTTAAAAGATGTAGTTTCAGCTATAAGAAACATACGTGCTGAAAATAATATATCACCAGCTAAAAAAATTAGTATTATAATAGATACTGAAGATAATAATGAAAAAGATATATTATTAAATAACCCTAAGATACTTGATAAACTTGCTAATGTAGAAAACACAGAAATACTTAAAGAATTACCTAAGATGTCAGGATTTAGAGTAGTGGGTAATACTAAAATTTATGTTTCTTTAGAAGGGCTTATTGATATAGAAAAAGAAATAGAAAAATTAAATAAAGAAATAGAAAAAGTTAAGAAGGAATTAGAAAGAACAACAAATAAATTATCTAATCCTCAGTTTGTTGAAAAAGCGCCTGCTGCTGTTTTAGAAAAAGAAAAAGCTATAGAAGCAGAACTTTTATCAAAATTACAAAAATTACAAGATAATATAGACGTATTTAAAAAATAG